Within the Streptomyces sp. NBC_00554 genome, the region GGGTCAGAGCAGGCCCGCCGCGTCCAGGAGGTACGCCGTCATCGGGTCGTAGAACCGCGGGCTGGTGACGTGGTCGTCCAGCGGGATCGCGACCTGGAGGGTGCCCTCGGACTCGGCGAGGAACAGGGCGGGGTCGTTGCAGTCGGCGTAGCCCATGGAGTCGATGCCCTGCTGGCCCGCGAAGCCGGCCCAGCCGTGGTCGGCGAAGACCAGGTCGGGCAGCGGGCGGCCCTCCCGCTCCAGGCCGGTGAGGATCGCCCGCATAGGCTCGCCCGAATGGGTGTGCCAGAGGGTGGCGCCGTGTTCGAGGACCGCGACGTCCGCGAACTGCATGACGTATCCCTCGTCGGTCTGCAGCCCGTCCGGGATGACGATGATCTCGCAGCCGGCCGCGCGCAGGGCCCCGGCGGTCGCGCGGTGCACGTCGAGCAGGCCGCCCGGGTGGCCGGTCGCGAAAAGCACGCTCTGGGTGCCGTCGGCCGCCTTGCGCAGCCGTGCCGCCGCCCGGTCCAGGGCGTCGACCGTCAGCTCCGGGTCGATGGTGTCCTGCCCGTACCGGTACTCGGGGTCGTCGTTCACACCGCAGCGCTCAGCCATCACCGCGAGCACGTCCTGCTCGTCGCTCCAGCGGTCACCGAGCTCGAGTCCGAGCCACCAGTTGCGCTCGCCGTTCGCCAGCTTGCGGTAGTGAGAGAGGTTGTTCTCGCGGGGAGTGGCTACGTCGCCCGCGATACGCGTCCTGACGAGGTGGTCGACGAGCTCTTGGCGGCTGGGGATCCCGGGTATCGGCATAGGTCCATTGTGCCGTCGGCGCCGCCGGGCGACCCGGATGTCCCGAACCCTGGGATACGGGTCACTTGTGTGTACGGGGTCCTGTGGGCCTCGGGTGCCGTGTTGCCGCCGGCCGGAGTGACCGGGCTCCGCCGCTCCGCGACGGGCTTTCCCAGGCCGCTCCGCGGCAGAACACTCCCAGCCGCTCCGCGGCGTGTTTCCCACCCACCCACCCGTCTCGGCCTCTTGAAGGGCTCGACTTGGCGCCTGTGCCTCACCCGTCCCGCAACGCGAACCACAACTCCATCCGCACATCCGGATCATCGAGGTCCGCCCCCAGCAACGCCGAGCACCGCGCGATGCGTTGGCGCACCGTGTTGCGGTGGACGGACAGCGCCACCGCCGTACGGTCCCAACTCCCGTGCAGGGAGAGCCAGGTGCGCAAGGTCTCGGTGAGCGCGGGATTCGCGGCGATCGGGGCGAGCAGGGCGCGCGCGTGGGCCTCGGCGTCCGACGCGGGCACGAGATCGGCGAGCGCGGGACGCTCCCCGTGGCGGACCAGCGCCGTACGGGTGGCACGGGCGCGGGCCAGGGCACGGGCGGCCTGTGCGTCGGCCGCCACCCACTCGTGCGGGCCGACGGGCGCGCTGACCCCGCAGGTCCAGCCCGCCTGCGGGGCGGGCTCACGGTCGCCGGGCACGAGGACGCGTACGACGTCGCGGCCCGTGTCGACCAGCGCGGAGCCCAGCGCCGCACCCAGCGCGGAGGCGGCGACGGCGTCCGGCGCGGGGCCGTCCCCGGCGGGCCGCGCGTGCACGACGATCCACCGCTCCCCGCCGCCCAGCAACGGCGCGACCGCCTCCGGCGAGGCCCCCAGCAACAACCGCACGAGCGCCGCCGACCGCGCCGCCCCACTGCCGCTCTGGTGCTCCCCGGTGAGAAGGGAGAGCAGCACGGCCGCCACAGACGCGATGGTGTGATCCCCGGGCTCACGCCGCGGCGCCCCGACCCCGAGCACGAAACCCTGTCCGGCCCCCAGGGCGTAGGCGGCGAGATGCGTGCCACCCACGGTGTCGGTGGCGGAGGCGGGCGAGGGGCCACTCTGGGTCCCCCCGGGCCGCACGACCCGGGCCAACTCGGCGAGGGCCTGCACGGCGGTTTCCCCCGCCACCCTCCCCGCCCGCGCAAGCTCCGCCCCCTCCGGCCCGTACAGCACAGCCCAGCCCCCCACCCGCCGCGCGAGCTGCCGCAGCACCGCGGGTACCGGATCCGGGCGGGCAGCAGCCGCCGCGAGGCTCTGCTGGGCCTCCGTGACCCGCCGCAGCTCCGTGTGGCGGGCCTGGGCCATGAGTTGCCAGACGGCTCGGGCCACTCCCGAGAAGGTGGTGCGGGGTGGGACCTCCAGGAGGGGGAGGCCGTATGTGTCGCAGGCGGCGACCAGGGCGCGCGGGACCGTGTCGTGGACCGGGGCCAGGCCGAAGCCGAGGGCTGTGCCGCCTGCGGCGACGATTCGGGAGACGTAGTCGTCGAAGTAGGTGCCCGAGCCTGCCGCCTCCGGGATGTGGACGCCGGCGGTGAGGAGCAGTTCGCCGCCCAGCAAGTAGGGGTACGGGTCCGCCATCTCCGAGGTGTGCGCCCAGTGGATCACCGTGTCCGGGTCGGAGGGGCCGGCGATCTGATGCAGGCCGAGATCCTCGCGGGCAAGGAGCGCGGAGAGCGGTACGGGCGGAGTCGGCGGGACGGGCGAGGTGGGTGAGGCAGGCAGGGCGGATGCGTCCGGCATGGGTGGACGTTCCCTCCATCCGGTTCAGCGGCAGTGGATGAAACGTACACTTCAGAGTCGCTTTCCGGCCACCTAGTGTCGTGACCGCCGGTAGCAGCGGGTACGGGCGGATGTCCCCGCGATCAGTCACCGGCCGGTCCTCAGGGCCAGAGCCCCACACCCACCTGCACGACACGCCACCGAGCGCTCGGAGGAGACCCCCATGGCCGTCGACTACACAGTGATCGTCGTCTATCTGGCCGGCATGCTGGCCATGGGCTGGTGGGGCATGCGCCGTGCCAAGTCGAAGAGCGAGTTCCTCGTCGCGGGGCGGCGTCTCGGCCCCGCCATGTACTCGGGGACCATGGCCGCGATCGTGCTCGGCGGCGCGTCCACCATCGGCGGGGTCGGCCTCGGCTACCAGTACGGGCTCTCCGGGGCCTGGATGGTCTTCGCCATCGGCCTCGGACTCCTCGCGCTGTCGATCTTCTTCTCCGCGCGCATCGCCCGCCTGAAGGTCTACACCGTCTCCGAGATGCTCGACCTCCGCTACGGCGGCCGCGCGGGGGTCATCTCCGGTGTCGTCATGTGGGCGTACACCCTCATGCTCGCGGTCACCTCGACCATCGCGTACGCCACGATCTTCGACGTCCTCTTCGACATGAACCGGACGCTCGCGATCGTCCTCGGCGGCTCGATCGTCGTGGCGTACTCGACGCTCGGCGGCATGTGGTCGATCACGCTCACCGACATGGTGCAGTTCGTCGTCAAGACCATCGGTGTGCTGCTCCTGCTCCTGCCCATCGCGGTCGTCAAGGCCGGCGGGTTCAGCGAGATGAAGGCGAAGCTGCCGACCGAGTACTTCGACCCGCTGGGCATCGGCGGCGAGACGATCTTCACGTACGTGCTCATCTACACCTTCGGCATGCTGATCGGGCAGGACATCTGGCAGCGCGTGTTCACCGCGCGCAGCGACACCACGGCGAAGTGGGGCGGCACGGTCGCCGGTACGTACTGCCTGGTGTACGCCGTCGCGGGCGCCGTCATCGGTACCGCGGCCAAGGTCATGTACCCGACGCTGCCCAGCGCCGACACCGCCTTCGCGACCATCGTGAAGGACGAACTCCCGGTCGGGGTGAGGGGCTTGGTGCTCGCCGCCGCCCTCGCCGCCGTGATGTCGACCTCCTCCGGCGCGCTCATAGCCTGCGCCACCGTCGCCAACAACGACATCTGGTCGCGGCTGCGGGGAGCCACCGCGGACAAGGACAGCGAGGAGCGCGACGAGGTCAGGGACAACCGCGTCTTCATCCTGGTCATGGGCATCGCGGTGATCTGTACGGCGATCGCGCTCAACAACGTCGTCGAGGCGCTGACCGTCGCGTACAACCTGCTCGTCGGCGGGCTCCTTGTCCCGATCCTCGGCGGGCTGCTGTGGAAGCGCGGCACCGCGCAGGGCGCACTCGCCTCCGTCGTGGTCGGCGGCGTCGCGGTCATCGGCCTGATGGCGACGTACGGCATCCTCGCGAACGAGCCCGTGTACTACGGGCTGCTCTCCTCGCTGGCCGTCTATGTGATCGTCTCGCTGGCCACGCCCGCGACCGACGCCGCCGTACTGGTCGCCTGGCGCGAGCGCCTCGCGGGCCGGGTCGCCGAACCCTTGTCCGAACCAGTCCCGGCTCACCAGTAGAGTCGTATCAGCGGTACTTAGTTGTACATACGCGATGTTGCGTAGGAAAGAAGGCATTTCATCATGAGCAGCAACGAGACGCCCCGCGGCCCCGTCGACTCGTCCCGCATCCC harbors:
- a CDS encoding phosphatase, whose protein sequence is MPIPGIPSRQELVDHLVRTRIAGDVATPRENNLSHYRKLANGERNWWLGLELGDRWSDEQDVLAVMAERCGVNDDPEYRYGQDTIDPELTVDALDRAAARLRKAADGTQSVLFATGHPGGLLDVHRATAGALRAAGCEIIVIPDGLQTDEGYVMQFADVAVLEHGATLWHTHSGEPMRAILTGLEREGRPLPDLVFADHGWAGFAGQQGIDSMGYADCNDPALFLAESEGTLQVAIPLDDHVTSPRFYDPMTAYLLDAAGLL
- a CDS encoding PucR family transcriptional regulator — translated: MPDASALPASPTSPVPPTPPVPLSALLAREDLGLHQIAGPSDPDTVIHWAHTSEMADPYPYLLGGELLLTAGVHIPEAAGSGTYFDDYVSRIVAAGGTALGFGLAPVHDTVPRALVAACDTYGLPLLEVPPRTTFSGVARAVWQLMAQARHTELRRVTEAQQSLAAAAARPDPVPAVLRQLARRVGGWAVLYGPEGAELARAGRVAGETAVQALAELARVVRPGGTQSGPSPASATDTVGGTHLAAYALGAGQGFVLGVGAPRREPGDHTIASVAAVLLSLLTGEHQSGSGAARSAALVRLLLGASPEAVAPLLGGGERWIVVHARPAGDGPAPDAVAASALGAALGSALVDTGRDVVRVLVPGDREPAPQAGWTCGVSAPVGPHEWVAADAQAARALARARATRTALVRHGERPALADLVPASDAEAHARALLAPIAANPALTETLRTWLSLHGSWDRTAVALSVHRNTVRQRIARCSALLGADLDDPDVRMELWFALRDG
- a CDS encoding sodium:solute symporter, whose product is MAVDYTVIVVYLAGMLAMGWWGMRRAKSKSEFLVAGRRLGPAMYSGTMAAIVLGGASTIGGVGLGYQYGLSGAWMVFAIGLGLLALSIFFSARIARLKVYTVSEMLDLRYGGRAGVISGVVMWAYTLMLAVTSTIAYATIFDVLFDMNRTLAIVLGGSIVVAYSTLGGMWSITLTDMVQFVVKTIGVLLLLLPIAVVKAGGFSEMKAKLPTEYFDPLGIGGETIFTYVLIYTFGMLIGQDIWQRVFTARSDTTAKWGGTVAGTYCLVYAVAGAVIGTAAKVMYPTLPSADTAFATIVKDELPVGVRGLVLAAALAAVMSTSSGALIACATVANNDIWSRLRGATADKDSEERDEVRDNRVFILVMGIAVICTAIALNNVVEALTVAYNLLVGGLLVPILGGLLWKRGTAQGALASVVVGGVAVIGLMATYGILANEPVYYGLLSSLAVYVIVSLATPATDAAVLVAWRERLAGRVAEPLSEPVPAHQ